One genomic segment of Carassius auratus strain Wakin chromosome 29, ASM336829v1, whole genome shotgun sequence includes these proteins:
- the LOC113048466 gene encoding LOW QUALITY PROTEIN: G-protein coupled receptor family C group 6 member A-like (The sequence of the model RefSeq protein was modified relative to this genomic sequence to represent the inferred CDS: inserted 2 bases in 2 codons) has product MKMYNSKIWFGLFAILGSLAGRDCRPASGSLEAMQLGDFMFGGLFPVHQSFKIVNMTSNPIENVCETFTVSRLIQSLAMTEAVEAINKSPMLNGLTLGYKIMDTCSDVTTALQHTDIFMDKNCGSTNSXFQAVIGEYHSEVSIAVARYLTMGYMPQISYGSTAGVLSDKKRFPTFRRTVPEDDHQAKAITKILKYHNWTWIGIIATDGDYGRYAADQLEAQANKQNIFVSYRVVLPDFLNDESLDSKLNETIQXIANTSKVQVIVSFAKSHHMSRLFDKLTPNASGRFWIAGDSWSTSLNVLDNRPLNEVGKILGIIPFSGNISRFRSYIDNLDLNPDSQSNNTILQYFIKGELNKSRTNKEIRETLQKAVSPSAVFSVQLAVMFAANAIKDICSRKTCRGGFDIQRSELNDALAKTMFTIDNEKYSFSKSGDLDTGYDINIWEASLENNAEFVNNVKLKTVARYMIKNESMLFLNDTQRNPLEDFTGRVISQCSPSCRPGFRKVFSVDKPICCYECAKCPVNTFSNQTDAHECIDCPKNLWSKENSTTCTSKKEVFLSWKETYCVALVVFGCLGILLTLIVMLVYLVRWDTPVVLAAGGPISILILLSLLGTFTSVILFGGKPTDIQCKTGQVLFGLSFTLCVSCILVRYFKVLLVFQNDSALKRVLKKLFLPYWIIGICVLIQGLICGFWLWLKPPKVFVGSVISSELVFQCDEGSVLFFGLMLAFISLLALVCFGFAFLGRKLPQCYNEERCISISMLIYIISWVVFAPIYANIVNMTQYKSGVQMVVMLFSAYGILICHFMPKCYIILLKSEKNTREAFTMGIREFARRFNRSSRVDRHRAGLDRPESAFTIDSGIENIINGVYSNPYPPSTISSFHMSIDNLPHEVSVSGDSLYEFSVYSGSSADMNEENQQQQTLSGSQKLLQRIKNNRTELKRTLSVPHF; this is encoded by the exons ATGAAGATGTATAACAGTAAGATTTGGTTTGGGCTTTTTGCCATCTTGGGAAGTTTGGCGGGTCGTGACTGTAGACCTGCTTCAGGTTCACTGGAAGCCATGCAGTTAGGGGACTTCATGTTTGGAGGACTCTTTCCAGTTCACCAAAGCTTCAAGATCGTCAACATGACCAGCAATCCTATTGAAAACGTGTGTGAAAC CTTCACCGTATCCAGGTTGATCCAATCTCTGGCGATGACTGAAGCGGTGGAGGCCATCAACAAGTCCCCCATGCTGAATGGTCTCACATTAGGCTACAAGATCATGGACACGTGCTCTGATGTGACCACTGCTCTTCAACACACCGATATCTTCATGGATAAAAATTGTGGCAGCACTAATT TTTTTCAGGCTGTTATTGGAGAGTACCATTCTGAGGTTTCCATCGCTGTGGCGAGGTATCTCACCATGGGTTATATGCCACAG ATCAGTTATGGTTCAACAGCTGGGGTTTTAAGCGACAAAAAACGTTTTCCGACATTCAGGAGGACTGTCCCGGAAGATGACCACCAGGCTAAAGCAATCACCAAAATTTTGAAGTACCACAACTGGACTTGGATTGGCATAATAGCCACAGACGGAGATTACGGCCGCTACGCCGCAGACCAACTTGAGGCGCAGgccaataaacaaaatatttttgtgtcaTACCGAGTTGTGCTCCCTGATTTTCTCAACGATGAAAGCTTAGATTCCAAACTCAATGAAACTATTC AAATCGCAAACACCTCAAAAGTTCAAGTCATTGTGTCTTTTGCCAAATCTCACCACATGTCTCGTTTGTTCGATAAACTCACTCCCAACGCATCTGGACGTTTCTGGATCGCTGGGGATAGCTGGTCGACGTCACTCAATGTGCTAGACAATCGTCCCTTGAATGAAGTTGGAAAAATTCTTGGAATAATCCCATTTTCAGGAAACATCTCTCGTTTCAGAAGTTACATAGATAATCTAGATCTTAACCCTGATTCACAATCAAACAACACCATCCTGCAGTACTTCATCAAAGGAGAGCTGAACAAAAGCAGAACCAACAAAGAAATAAGAGAAACCCTGCAGAAAGCTGTAAGTCCTAGTGCAGTGTTTAGTGTACAGTTGGCTGTGATGTTTGCCGCTAATGCTATTAAAGACATCTGTTCTCGAAAAACCTGTCGTGGAGGCTTTGATATTCAACGCTCTGAG CTAAACGACGCCTTGGCAAAGACCATGTTCACTATAGATAATGAGAAATATTCATTCAGCAAATCTGGAGATTTGGATACCGGTTATGATATCAACATTTGGGAAGCGTCACTTGAAAATAACGCTGAATTTGTCAacaatgtgaaactgaagactgtgGCACGCTACATGATCAAGAATGAAAGCATGCTTTTCCTGAATGACACACAGAGAAATCCTCTGGAAGATTTCACA GGTCGTGTGATTTCGCAGTGCTCTCCAAGCTGTCGACCTGGATTTAGAAAGGTTTTTTCTGTAGACAAACCCATCTGTTGCTATGAGTGTGCGAAGTGTCCAGTAAACACCTTTTCAAACCAAACAG ATGCACATGAATGTATAGACTGTCCAAAGAATTTATGGTCTAAAGAGAACTCCACCACTTGCACTTCCAAAAAGGAAGTTTTCCTGTCCTGGAAAGAGACGTACTGTGTCGCCTTAGTGGTGTTTGGTTGTCTTGGCATCCTTTTGACACTGATTGTGATGCTGGTGTACTTAGTCAGATGGGATACACCAGTGGTCCTCGCAGCCGGGGGTCCCATCTCCATCCTGATCTTGCTGTCCCTGCTCGGGACGTTCACCAGCGTCATCTTGTTTGGTGGGAAGCCCACAGACATACAGTGTAAAACCGGACAGGTGCTTTTTGGCCTGAGCTTCACCCTGTGTGTCTCCTGCATCCTGGTCAGGTACTTTAAGGTTCTGCTGGTCTTCCAGAATGATTCTGCTCTTAAACGGGTCTTGAAGAAACTCTTCCTGCCCTACTGGATCATTGGCATTTGTGTGCTTATCCAGGGCCTCATCTGTGGTTTCTGGTTGTGGTTAAAACCACCCAAGGTTTTTGTGGGCTCAGTGATCAGTTCTGAACTTGTCTTCCAGTGCGATGAGGGGAGCGTGCTATTCTTTGGACTCATGCTGGCCTTCATTAGCCTTCTGGCTCTGGTGTGCTTTGGATTCGCCTTCCTGGGACGGAAGCTTCCGCAGTGCTATAATGAAGAGAGGTGCATCAGCATCAGCATGCTCATCTACATTATCAGTTGGGTGGTGTTTGCCCCCATCTATGCGAACATAGTTAATATGACCCAGTACAAATCTGGCGTTCAGATGGTGGTGATGCTCTTTTCTGCATACGGGATCCTCATCTGCCACTTCATGCCTAAATGTTACATCATCCTATTGAAAAGCGAGAAGAACACCAGAGAGGCTTTCACAATGGGCATTCGGGAGTTCGCCAGACGCTTCAACAGAAGTTCACGAGTGGATCGGCATAGAGCTGGACTCGACCGGCCAGAAAGCGCATTTACTATTGACTCTGGAATCGAGAATATAATAAATGGGGTGTACTCAAATCCCTACCCACCAAGCACTATTTCTTCATTTCACATGTCCATAGATAATCTGCCCCACGAGGTCAGTGTGTCTGGAGATTCCTTGTATGAGTTTTCAGTGTACTCTGGATCTTCAGCAGATATGAATGAGGAAAACCAGCAACAACAGACTTTAAGCGGCTCTCAAAAACTCCTCCAAAGGATTAAGAACAACCGTACTGAGCTCAAAAGGACATTAAGTGTCCCACACTTTTAA